A stretch of Homo sapiens chromosome 12, GRCh38.p14 Primary Assembly DNA encodes these proteins:
- the TMEM106C gene encoding transmembrane protein 106C isoform X2, which translates to MGSQHSAAARPSSCRRKQEDDRDGLLAEREQEEAIAQFPYVEFTGRDSITCLTCQGTGYIPTEQVNELVALIPHSDQRLRPQRTKQYVLLSILLCLLASGLVVFFLFPHSVLVDDDGIKVVKVTFNKQDSLVILTIMATLKIRNSNFYTVAVTSLSSQIQYMNTVVNFTGKAEMGGPFSYVYFFCTVPEILVHNIVIFMRTSVKISYIGLMTQSSLETHHYVDCGGNSTAI; encoded by the exons ATGGGGTCTCAGCATTCCGCTGCTGCTCGCCCCTCCTCCTGCAGGCGAAAGCAAGAAGATGACAGGGACGGTTTGCTGGCTGAACGAGAGCAGGAAGAAGCCATTGCTCAGTTCCCATATGTGGAATTCACCGGGAGAGATAGCATCACCTGTCTCACGTGCCAGGGGACAGGCTACATTCCAACAG AGCAAGTAAATGAGTTGGTGGCTTTGATCCCACACAGTGATCAGAGATTGCGCCCTCAGCGAAC TAAGCAATATGTCCTCCTGTCCATCCTGCTTTGTCTCCTGGCATctggtttggtggttttcttcctgtttccGCATTCAGTCCTTGTGGATGATGACGGCATCAAAGTGGTGAAAGTCACATTTAATAAGCAAGACTCCCTTGTAATTCTCACCATCATG GCCACCCTGAAAATCAGGAACTCCAACTTCTACACGGTGGCAGTGACCAGCCTGTCCAGCCAGATTCAGTACATGAACACAGTG GTGAATTTTACCgggaaggccgagatgggaggaccGTTTTCCTATGTGTA CTTCTTCTGCACGGTACCTGAGATCCTGGTGCACAACATAGTGATCTTCATGCG AACTTCAGTGAAGATTTCATACATTGGCCTCATGACCCAGAGCTCCTTGGAGACACATCACTATGTGGATTGTGGAGGAAATTCCACAGCTATTTAA
- the TMEM106C gene encoding transmembrane protein 106C isoform a (isoform a is encoded by transcript variant 1), translating to MGSQHSAAARPSSCRRKQEDDRDGLLAEREQEEAIAQFPYVEFTGRDSITCLTCQGTGYIPTEQVNELVALIPHSDQRLRPQRTKQYVLLSILLCLLASGLVVFFLFPHSVLVDDDGIKVVKVTFNKQDSLVILTIMATLKIRNSNFYTVAVTSLSSQIQYMNTVVSTYVTTNVSLIPPRSEQLVNFTGKAEMGGPFSYVYFFCTVPEILVHNIVIFMRTSVKISYIGLMTQSSLETHHYVDCGGNSTAI from the exons ATGGGGTCTCAGCATTCCGCTGCTGCTCGCCCCTCCTCCTGCAGGCGAAAGCAAGAAGATGACAGGGACGGTTTGCTGGCTGAACGAGAGCAGGAAGAAGCCATTGCTCAGTTCCCATATGTGGAATTCACCGGGAGAGATAGCATCACCTGTCTCACGTGCCAGGGGACAGGCTACATTCCAACAG AGCAAGTAAATGAGTTGGTGGCTTTGATCCCACACAGTGATCAGAGATTGCGCCCTCAGCGAAC TAAGCAATATGTCCTCCTGTCCATCCTGCTTTGTCTCCTGGCATctggtttggtggttttcttcctgtttccGCATTCAGTCCTTGTGGATGATGACGGCATCAAAGTGGTGAAAGTCACATTTAATAAGCAAGACTCCCTTGTAATTCTCACCATCATG GCCACCCTGAAAATCAGGAACTCCAACTTCTACACGGTGGCAGTGACCAGCCTGTCCAGCCAGATTCAGTACATGAACACAGTGGTCAGTACATATGTGACTACTAACGTCTCCCTTATTCCACCTCGGAGTGAGCAACTG GTGAATTTTACCgggaaggccgagatgggaggaccGTTTTCCTATGTGTA CTTCTTCTGCACGGTACCTGAGATCCTGGTGCACAACATAGTGATCTTCATGCG AACTTCAGTGAAGATTTCATACATTGGCCTCATGACCCAGAGCTCCTTGGAGACACATCACTATGTGGATTGTGGAGGAAATTCCACAGCTATTTAA